The proteins below are encoded in one region of Drosophila santomea strain STO CAGO 1482 chromosome 3R, Prin_Dsan_1.1, whole genome shotgun sequence:
- the LOC120450731 gene encoding coiled-coil domain-containing protein 63: MADQSELDQLATAELQRLQRQHRGLQLDLRGLLEEKAKRLKKQNHMINVLQVEHQKLKEEIKTLEGGTHARKNTNRERHLGTLQEQQADLQKVLQNERTNLWELEGHIRKMEKEIDALRRNEVPDNCYKDSICKVQKSVVKLENRLDVVNKKCSDVLTENSKMRDAINHMLQDRANFNDMWQSMVTQFNEGKKFIMDLIDQSTLAFDQREELCNKLTVLKDRNENDKVMHIQEMREMQRRLEHDAKLQKFFDIKGQKRLNPELEQRELDKKQSQKETYEKQLLEYKEIIEKIKLLYGEEDADRLVAQFKRQEDENFALFNYVNELSHEVEVLNDSTQELQDEIERQKSEQTEKELKLKTEALDYLNAEKERIEQLAEETREKKRTLSIRLEQLLKGIEDIFRQLACDDAPILNVLSTKTFLTVHNVKLFIGVIERRVNLIISAINIEDNSNKILARKDRVPKFNIRESAKTKN, from the exons ATGGCTGACCAAAGCGAGCTGGATCAATTGGCCACTGCCGAGCTGCAGAGGCTGCAGCGCCAACATCGGGGTCTCCAGCTGGACCTTCGGGGTCTCCTCGAGGAGAAGGCCAAGCGGCTGAAGAAGCAGAATCACATGATCAATGTGCTGCAAGTGGAGCACCAGAAGCTGAAGGAGGAAATCAAAACTCTAGAAGGGGGAACTCACGCGCGAAAGAACACCAAT AGGGAGAGGCACCTGGGCACTTTGCAGGAACAGCAGGCGGATCTGCAGAAGGTGCTCCAGAATGAGCGGACCAATCTCTGGGAGCTGGAGGGCCACAtccggaaaatggaaaaggagATTGATGCCCTGCGGCGGAACGAAGTGCCCGACAACTGCTACAAGGACTCCATCTGCAAGGTCCAGAAGAGCGTGGTCAAGTTGGAGAACCGCCTGGATGTCGTCAACAAAAAGTGCAGCGATGTGCTCACGGAAAACAGCAAGATGAGGGACGCCATTAACCACATGTTGCAGGATCG GGCAAACTTCAATGACATGTGGCAGTCGATGGTGACCCAATTCAACGAGGGCAAGAAGTTCATCATGGATCTCATAGACCAGTCGACCCTGGCCTTCGACCAGCGAGAAGAGCTGTGCAACAAGCTGACCGTCCTGAAGGATCGCAACGAGAACGACAAGGTGATGCATATCCAGGAGATGCGCGAGATGCAGCGGCGCCTGGAGCACGACGCCAAGTTACAGAAGTTCTTCGACATTAAGGGACAAAAGCGACTCAATCCGGAGCTGGAGCAGCGCGAGCTGGACAAGAAGCAGAGCCAGAAGGAGACCTACGAGAAGCAGCTCCTGGAGTACAAGGAGATCATCGAGAAGATCAAGCTGCTCTACGGCGAGGAGGACGCGGACCGACTGGTGGCCCAGTTCAAGCGGCAGGAGGACGAGAACTTTGCCCTCTTCAACTATGTGAACGAGCTGAGCCACGAGGTGGAAGTACTCAACGATTCCACTCAGGAGCTCCAGGATGAAATAG AACGGCAGAAATCGGAGCAGACCGAGAAGGAGTTGAAGCTTAAGACCGAGGCACTCGACTATCTGAATGCCGAAAAGGAGCGGATCGAGCAGCTGGCGGAGGAGACCAGAGAAAAGAAGCGAACGCTGAGCATCAGATTGGAACAGCTCCTCAAGGGCATCGAGGATATATTCAG ACAACTGGCCTGTGACGATGCTCCCATCCTGAATGTGCTCAGTACCAAAACCTTTCTGACAGTCCACAATGTGAAGCTTTTCATTGGCGTCATTGAACGCCGGGTCAACCTGATCATCAGCGCCATCAACATCGAGGATAACTCCAACAAAATACTGGCCCGAAAGGATCGTGTTCCCAAGTTCAACATACGGGAATCGGCGAAGactaaaaattaa
- the LOC120452063 gene encoding fatty acyl-CoA reductase wat: MTLNNIISRTEMDEGIPGFYKDKVVFLTGATGFLGKVIIEKLLRTTEVKRIYSMIRPKRGKDIQERLAIWEKDPLFEVLLKLKPDALKRISVIAGDCLDPDLGINMSDRKLLASEVQIVIHGAATVRFNEPLHVALAINTRATRLMLHLAKEMKHLEAYLHISTAFSNCVIFRIEERFYPEHLTCDSDSVLTMSKLLSEQMMDNLAPTLVGDFPNTYTYTKALAEDVILRESGDLPVSVFRPSVIIATHEEPVTGWIDNLYGPIALIYGVGHGVLRLTTFDKDGYANMVPVDYCANVALASIWQTSKEKSQRETRSQPPIYTLAPSERNQLVNRDFLKHSLSVRTDFPLPKMIWYPFLHCISNRRLFPLAAFFYHTLPGYFFDIALRLMGRKPRLVKLYRSVHANMAILEHFFHNTWHFETKSTDRLRVLMSPEDRRMYNFDMEALDWGKYFRKALFGMRLYLAKEPPTKESLEQGRRMLYRLKFLHYSLMTLLCAIAVFLLWNLVRLFI; encoded by the exons ATGACGCTAAACAATATCATATCCAGAACGGAAATGGACGAGGGCATTCCTGGTTTTTACAAGGACAAGGTGGTGTTCCTTACAGGCGCCACCGGGTTTCTGGGAAAAG TGATAATTGAGAAGCTCTTGCGAACGACGGAGGTAAAACGTATTTACTCCATGATCAGACCCAAAAGGGGGAAGGATATTCAGGAGCGTCTCGCCATTTGGGAGAAGGACCCA CTTTTTGAAGTCCTGCTGAAGCTGAAGCCAGATGCACTGAAGCGAATCTCCGTCATCGCAGGGGACTGTCTGGACCCCGACCTGGGCATCAATATGTCGGATCGCAAGCTCCTAGCTTCTGAGGTGCAGATAGTGATCCATGGAGCAGCCACGGTGCGCTTTAATGAGCCACTTCACGTGGCCCTGGCCATCAATACACGTGCCACGAGGCTGATGCTCCACTTGGCCAAGGAGATGAAACACCTGGAGGCCTATTTGCACATCTCAACGGCGTTCTCCAACTGCGTTATTTTTCGCATCGAGGAGAGATTCTATCCCGAACACCTAACCTGCGACTCGGACTCGGTTCTGACCATGAGTAAGCTACTGAGTGAGCAAATGATGGACAACCTGGCACCCACTCTGGTTGGAGACTTTCCCAATACCTACACCTACACCAAAGCTCTGGCGGAGGATGTAATCCTAAGGGAGTCCGGCGATCTTCCAGTGAGTGTCTTCCGACCATCAGTCA TCATTGCCACCCACGAGGAGCCGGTTACCGGTTGGATAGACAACCTGTACGGACCCATTGCTCTTATCTACGGCGTGGGCCATGGAGTCCTCCGCCTGACCACCTTCGACAAAGATGGTTACGCCAACATGGTGCCAGTGGACTACTGTGCGAATGTGGCTTTAGCTAGTATATGGCAGACATCCAAAGAGAAATCCCAGCGAGAAACCAGATCCCAACCCCCCATCTACACCTTGGCTCCCAGTGAAAGAAACCAACTGGTAAACCGTGACTTTTTGAAGCACTCCCTGAGCGTGCGGACAGACTTCCCACTGCCCAAGATGATATGGTATCCGTTTCTGCACTGCATTTCCAATCGGCGACTCTTCCCTCTAGCCGCCTTCTTTTACCACACTCTACCTGGCTACTTCTTCGATATAGCCCTGAGACTCATGGGAAGAAAGCCTCGTCTGGTGAAGCTGTACAGAAGCGTACATGCCAACATGGCGATACTAGAGCACTTCTTCCACAACACTTGGCACTTTGAGACGAAGAGCACAGACCGGTTGAGAGTGTTGATGTCTCCGGAGGATCGGCGGATGTACAACTTCGATATGGAGGCTTTGGACTGGGGAAAGTACTTCCGGAAGGCCCTCTTCGGCATGCGACTTTACCTGGCCAAGGAACCTCCAACTAAGGAATCCCTCGAACAGGGTCGGCGAATGCTCTATCG ATTGAAGTTCCTGCACTACAGCCTTATGACCTTACTGTGCGCCATTGCTGTCTTCCTGTTGTGGAACCTTGTCAGGTTGTTCATTTAA
- the LOC120453642 gene encoding fatty acyl-CoA reductase wat, translating to MDSDIQGFFKNKTVFLTGATGFLGKVITEKLLRTTEVNRIYSLIRAKRGVPIQDRITTWAKDPVFEVLLRTKPDALQRVCPIEGDCLDPDLGISQSDRRILTAEVQVVIHGAATVRFDEALHLSLAINVRATRLMLQLAKQMTQLVSYVHISTAYSNCVVHDIAERFYPEHLNCSSDKILAVGEMVSNQLLDAMEPSLVGSFPNTYTYTKALAEDVILREAGDLPLCIFRPAIIMSTYKEPLDGWVDNLFGPLALCFGGARGIMRVTTVDPNAKISMVPADFCVNVALASAWKTSEKSVSNGKVQKPPIYAFAPSENNLLSYGSFIESSIFYRDIIPLTKMLWYPFVLCISNPSLFPLAAFFFHTLPGYFFDMLLRLKGRKPILVDLYRKIHKNIAVLGPFSSTTWNFDMTNTKELRESMSKQDLHLYDFDMAQLDWDDYFKSAMYGMRLYIGKEKPTAESIAKGLKLRMRLKVLHYAFASSLASLAAYALWSLGKLVV from the exons ATGGATAGTGATATACAAGGATTCTTCAAAAACAAGACCGTTTTCCTTACGGGTGCCACCGGATTTCTGGGAAAAG TGATCACTGAGAAGCTCCTGAGGACCACGGAAGTCAATCGGATCTACTCCCTAATCAGAGCCAAGCGGGGAGTGCCCATCCAGGACCGAATCACAACCTGGGCGAAGGATCCG GTGTTCGAGGTGCTCCTGAGGACAAAGCCAGATGCCCTGCAGCGGGTTTGTCCCATCGAGGGGGACTGCCTGGATCCGGATTTGGGTATAAGCCAATCGGATCGGAGGATCCTGACCGCCGAGGTGCAGGTTGTAATCCATGGAGCCGCCACCGTGCGATTCGACGAGGCTCTTCACCTGTCCCTAGCTATCAATGTGCGGGCCACTCGTCTGATGCTTCAGCTGGCCAAGCAGATGACCCAGCTGGTGTCCTACGTCCACATCTCCACCGCGTACTCCAACTGCGTGGTGCATGACATCGCAGAGCGTTTCTATCCGGAGCATTTGAACTGCAGCTCGGATAAGATCCTGGCCGTGGGTGAAATGGTGAGCAATCAATTACTGGACGCCATGGAACCGAGCCTAGTTGGCTCCTTCCCCAACACGTACACCTACACCAAAGCCCTGGCTGAGGATGTGATCCTGCGGGAGGCGGGCGACCTGCCACTGTGCATCTTCCGCCCGGCGATCA TAATGTCCACTTACAAGGAGCCCCTGGATGGCTGGGTGGACAACCTATTCGGACCATTGGCCCTCTGCTTCGGCGGTGCTCGCGGTATAATGCGGGTCACCACGGTGGACCCCAATGCCAAGATCAGCATGGTGCCCGCTGACTTCTGCGTAAATGTGGCATTGGCTAGTGCCTGGAAAACGTCCGAGAAATCCGTATCAAATGGAAAGGTCCAGAAGCCGCCCATTTACGCGTTTGCGCCCAGCGAGAACAACCTGCTGAGCTACGGAAGCTTTATCGAATCATCTATATTCTATCGGGACATCATACCTCTGACCAAGATGCTGTGGTATCCCTTTGTCCTGTGCATCTCCAACCCATCCCTGTTCCCGCTGGCCGCCTTCTTCTTCCACACCCTCCCCGGCTACTTTTTCGATATGCTGCTGCGCCTCAAGGGCCGGAAGCCTATTCTCGTGGATCTGTATCGGAAGATTCACAAGAACATCGCCGTCCTGGGCCCGTTCTCCAGCACCACCTGGAACTTTGACATGACCAACACCAAGGAGCTAAGGGAATCGATGTCCAAGCAGGACCTCCACCTGTACGACTTCGACATGGCCCAGCTGGATTGGGATGACTACTTCAAGTCCGCCATGTACGGAATGCGCTTGTATATTGGAAAGGAGAAACCCACCGCGGAGTCCATTGCCAAGGGTCTGAAGCTGAGAATGCG TCTTAAGGTCCTTCACTATGCCTTCGCATCCTCACTGGCTTCCCTTGCTGCTTACGCCCTTTGGTCGCTGGGCAAACTCGTAGTTTAA
- the LOC120452751 gene encoding fatty acyl-CoA reductase wat, whose translation MDTDIQRCFRSKTVFLTGATGFLGKVVIEKLLRTTEVKRIYVLIRPKRGVEITDRVITWSKDAVFELLLKSKPEALQRVCPIAGDCLDFDLGISENDRRLLASEVQIVIHGAATVRFNEPLHTALAINTRATQLMIQLAKEMRQLQAFVHISTAFSNCVIYNIKENFYPEHLNCSADKVLAMAELVSDELLDNMEQALLGSFPNTYTYTKALAEDVILKEAVGLPLCIFRPAVIIAAHKEPISGWIDNMYGPMAILFGVARGVLRIATIDHHAEASLVPVDYCANLTLACTWKTIDEGSGMEAQETPVIYQLAPIEQNKITHGEFIRHALDGRTNCPLTKMIWYPFIHCITVPWLFPLAAFFYHTLPAYFFDLALCLSGRKPRLVKVYQKIHKTLGILGPFACKSWRFDMRNTDRLRQLMSEEDRRIYYFDMARLNWKAYFLQALCGMRQFLGNEPPTPESIARGKKLIRRLKLLHHILQAVLCLVALLALWSVVRILV comes from the exons ATGGATACGGATATTCAGAGATGCTTCCGGAGCAAGACGGTGTTCCTCACAGGAGCCACTGGCTTTTTGGGAAAAGTCGTCATTGAGAAACTTCTGCGGACCACGGAGGTGAAACGCATCTATGTGCTGATCAGACCGAAGCGCGGAGTTGAGATTACGGATCGGGTTATCACGTGGTCAAAGGACGCG GTGTTTGAACTGCTGCTCAAGTCCAAGCCGGAGGCCCTTCAAAGAGTGTGTCCCATCGCAGGGGATTGCCTCGACTTCGATTTGGGAATCAGCGAGAATGATCGAAGACTTCTGGCCTCCGAAGTGCAGATTGTCATCCATGGAGCAGCCACCGTGCGATTCAATGAGCCGCTTCACACGGCCCTCGCCATCAACACAAGGGCCACCCAACTGATGATCCAACTGGCCAAGGAAATGCGGCAGCTGCAGGCCTTTGTTCACATCTCCACCGCCTTCTCCAACTGCGTTATCTACAACATCAAGGAAAACTTCTACCCCGAGCACCTCAACTGCAGCGCCGATAAGGTGCTGGCCATGGCTGAGCTGGTGAGCGACGAGCTCCTGGACAACATGGAGCAAGCGCTTCTTGGCTCTTTTCCCAACACGTACACCTACACCAAAGCACTGGCCGAGGACGTGATCCTGAAGGAAGCGGTTGGCTTGCCACTGTGCATCTTCCGACCGGCAGTCA TTATCGCGGCACACAAGGAACCCATCTCCGGCTGGATTGACAACATGTACGGACCAATGGCCATTCTTTTCGGCGTGGCCCGTGGGGTACTGCGCATTGCCACCATCGATCACCATGCCGAAGCAAGCCTGGTGCCCGTGGACTACTGCGCCAATTTGACTCTGGCCTGCACCTGGAAAACCATTGACGAAGGCAGCGGAATGGAGGCACAGGAAACACCTGTTATCTACCAACTGGCGCCCATTGAGCAGAACAAAATCACCCACGGCGAGTTCATCCGACACGCCCTCGACGGACGCACCAACTGCCCGCTGACCAAGATGATTTGGTATCCCTTTATTCACTGCATCACAGTGCCGTGGCTCTTCCCCCTGGCAGCCTTCTTCTACCACACCCTGCCAGCCTACTTCTTCGACCTGGCTCTCTGTCTGAGTGGCCGGAAGCCCAGGCTGGTTAAGGTTTACCAGAAGATCCACAAGACTCTGGGCATCTTGGGCCCCTTTGCCTGCAAGAGCTGGCGCTTTGACATGCGGAACACGGATCGCCTGAGGCAGCTCATGTCGGAGGAGGATCGAAGGATATACTACTTCGATATGGCCCGCCTCAACTGGAAGGCATACTTCCTTCAAGCTCTTTGTGGCATGAGGCAGTTTTTGGGAAACGAGCCACCCACTCCGGAGTCCATTGCTCGAGGCAAGAAGCTCATTAGGCG TTTGAAGCTGCTCCATCATATCCTGCAAGCTGTCCTGTGCTTAGTGGCCCTCCTAGCATTGTGGTCGGTGGTAAGGATCTTAGTGTGA
- the LOC120452753 gene encoding ATP synthase mitochondrial F1 complex assembly factor 1: MACAKKLLVRVFLNNSLTANRTITMSAARRAEEAIDKLKEDNPYYSKYASKIAKLQQTSAEEFLDRVERVLNPIKDGQSQARSYSELLNPKQKLQAEQTAELPHKKLTDIMKLELIEDKTAEEVSRIWLEYHKTKEVLAATLTTAQYESLMARAKEHPVFLLPLPRSEGFEFVMLQFAANTVHFTPLLAYQVHHENAPECLTLVHYTEVQDKGVVLMRGEYDTKVLTAQEAQCLANELQMFYLKPDEGKLRLLNTFTRKPDEFKHMDLITEVENIQLV; this comes from the exons ATGGCATGCGCCAAGAAGTTGCTTGTTCGCGTTTTTCTGAATAACTCTTTGACGGCGAACCGCACAATCACCATGTCCGCCGCCCGACGCGCCGAGGAGGCCATCGACAAGCTGAAGGAGGACAATCCCTATTACTCCAAGTACGCGAGCAAGATTGCCAAGTTGCAGCAGACGTCGGCTGAGGAGTTCCTGGATCGCGTGGAGCGTGTGTTGAATCCCATCAAGGATGGCCAGAGCCAGGCCAG GTCCTACTCCGAGCTGCTTAATCCCAAGCAAAAGCTGCAGGCTGAGCAGACGGCTGAGCTGCCCCACAAGAAGCTCACTGACATCATGAAACTGGAACTGATTGAAGACAAGACCGCCGAGGAGGTCTCTAGGATCTGGTTGGAGTACCATAAGACTAAGGAGGTCCTGGCTGCCACTCTGACCACTGCTCAGTACGAGAGTCTCATGGCGCGCGCCAAGGAGCACCCGGTCtttctgctgccgctgccccGCAGTGAGGGATTCGAGTTCGTCATGCTGCAGTTCGCCGCCAACACCGTGCACTTCACCCCGCTCTTGGCGTACCAGGTGCACCACGAGAACGCTCCCGAGTGTCTCACTCTGGTCCACTACACCGAGGTCCAAGACAAGGGAGTTGTTCTCATGCGCGGCGAATACGACACTAAGGTACTCACAGCTCAGGAGGCTCAGTGCCTGGCCAATGAGTTGCAGATGTTCTACCTGAAGCCCGACGAGGGCAAGCTGCGCTTGCTGAACACTTTTACCCGCAAGCCGGACGAGTTCAAGCACATGGATCTGATTACGGAAGTTGAGAACATACAGCTGGTCTAG
- the LOC120452752 gene encoding synaptic vesicle glycoprotein 2A isoform X1, with the protein MEHFDSVMEDIGFGRVHLFATLTLGLLQMLTIQETMGMGIIGPAAVCDLRMNEAQLASVAAAGFMGIICSSYFWGYITDKKGRRWTLLRTITISNLCSVASMFTVTFTGFFVMRFITCIFVAGPSFVAATYLSEFCSHRIMVRSITHLYMFTGFAMISCPSWATLFLGSGLIEFEEELVGSLTFRPWRALGCMFILPGVFAVLLLLLLPESPKFLLMIGETERGLATMEWISRKNTGRSLSEDQIKRLLAYQEHVQVKRRKEHQNFLRSMLDDAMPLVRKPYVGYFTCVCMVMFVLGLMTHGLGIWFTAMRNRCNMRQGNTKGMTLCQVLFVPETGPFIETESDLDVVCSDSFKGFNDSFILGSVYVVLYNLCWASLFCVHRKVMFVFSLVASSTFGFLLLFVTNYTMQLFSLVFLIAFPGIIIGLLGGSLLLFVPTYLRGKALCISLMWCRCGAAVGAMLVGSKIQYNCELFLLAISILPLIAACMEGYLPL; encoded by the exons ATGGAGCACTTTGATTCGGTAATGGAAGATATTG GTTTCGGAAGGGTTCATCTGTTTGCCACTCTGACACTCGGTCTCCTGCAGATGCTCACGATCCAAGAAACAATGGGAATGGGCATCATCGGTCCGGCGGCGGTCTGCGATCTCCGCATGAATGAGGCGCAGTTGGCCTCGGTAGCAGCGGCTGGCTTTATGGGCATTATATGCTCCTCCTACTTCTGGGGCTACATCACTGACAAGAAAGGTCGGCGCTGGACCCTTTTGCGCACCATTACAATAAGCAACTTGTGCTCCGTGGCCTCCATGTTCACGGTAACGTTCACCGGCTTCTTTGTCATGCGCTTCATCACATGTATTTT TGTGGCCGGACCAAGCTTCGTGGCAGCCACCTACCTAAGTGAGTTCTGCTCGCATCGGATTATGGTCCGTTCCATAACTCACCTGTACATGTTTACTGGCTTTGCCATGATCTCGTGTCCGTCGTGGGCCACGCTGTTCCTCGGCTCGGGCTTGATAGAGTTTGAGGAGGAGTTAGTGGGCTCCTTGACATTTAGACCTTGGCGCGCTTTGGGTTGTATGTTCATTCTGCCGGGCGTGTTTGCCGTTTTGCTGTTGCTCCTTTTGCCGGAAAGCCCCAAGTTTTTACTCATGATTGGCGAGACCGAAAGAGGTTTGGCTACAATGGAATGGATATCCCGGAAGAACACGGGACGCTCCCTGAGCGAAGATCAAATCAAACGTTTGCTGGCCTACCAGGAGCACGTTCAGGTGAAGCGGCGCAAGGAACACCAGAACTTCCTGCGCTCCATGCTCGATGATGCGATGCCCCTCGTTCGGAAGCCCTATGTCGGCTATTTCACGTGCGTTTGCATGGTTATGTTCGTTCTTGGGCTGAT GACACACGGCCTGGGAATTTGGTTTACTGCTATGCGAAACCGTTGCAACATGAGGCAGGGAAACACGAAGGGCATGACCCTCTGCCAGGTACTTTTTGTACCCGAAACGGGTCCGTTTATAGAAACTGAATCCGACTTGGACGTG GTCTGCAGTGACTCCTTTAAAGGCTTCAATGATTCCTTTATTCTGGGATCCGTCTATGTAGTGCTGTACAACTTGTGCTGGGCATCGCTCTTCTGCGTGCACAGGAAGGTGATGTTCGTCTTTTCCCTGGTGGCCTCCTCGACATTTGGATTTTTGCTTCTCTTCGTCACCAACTACACCATGCAACTCTTTTCGCTCGTGTTCCTGATCGCCTTTCCCGGCATCATAATTGGGCTGCTCGGTGGTTCCCTCTTGCTTTTCGTGCCCACCTACCTGCGCGGCAAGGCCCTCTGCATTAGTTTGATGTGGTGCCGCTGTGGGGCGGCCGTTGGAGCCATGTTGGTCGGCTCCAAGATCCAGTACAACTGCGAACTCTTCCTGCTGGCGATCTCCATCCTTCCCTTGA TTGCCGCTTGTATGGAGGGTTACTTGCCATTGTAA
- the LOC120452752 gene encoding synaptic vesicle glycoprotein 2A isoform X2: MLTIQETMGMGIIGPAAVCDLRMNEAQLASVAAAGFMGIICSSYFWGYITDKKGRRWTLLRTITISNLCSVASMFTVTFTGFFVMRFITCIFVAGPSFVAATYLSEFCSHRIMVRSITHLYMFTGFAMISCPSWATLFLGSGLIEFEEELVGSLTFRPWRALGCMFILPGVFAVLLLLLLPESPKFLLMIGETERGLATMEWISRKNTGRSLSEDQIKRLLAYQEHVQVKRRKEHQNFLRSMLDDAMPLVRKPYVGYFTCVCMVMFVLGLMTHGLGIWFTAMRNRCNMRQGNTKGMTLCQVLFVPETGPFIETESDLDVVCSDSFKGFNDSFILGSVYVVLYNLCWASLFCVHRKVMFVFSLVASSTFGFLLLFVTNYTMQLFSLVFLIAFPGIIIGLLGGSLLLFVPTYLRGKALCISLMWCRCGAAVGAMLVGSKIQYNCELFLLAISILPLIAACMEGYLPL; this comes from the exons ATGCTCACGATCCAAGAAACAATGGGAATGGGCATCATCGGTCCGGCGGCGGTCTGCGATCTCCGCATGAATGAGGCGCAGTTGGCCTCGGTAGCAGCGGCTGGCTTTATGGGCATTATATGCTCCTCCTACTTCTGGGGCTACATCACTGACAAGAAAGGTCGGCGCTGGACCCTTTTGCGCACCATTACAATAAGCAACTTGTGCTCCGTGGCCTCCATGTTCACGGTAACGTTCACCGGCTTCTTTGTCATGCGCTTCATCACATGTATTTT TGTGGCCGGACCAAGCTTCGTGGCAGCCACCTACCTAAGTGAGTTCTGCTCGCATCGGATTATGGTCCGTTCCATAACTCACCTGTACATGTTTACTGGCTTTGCCATGATCTCGTGTCCGTCGTGGGCCACGCTGTTCCTCGGCTCGGGCTTGATAGAGTTTGAGGAGGAGTTAGTGGGCTCCTTGACATTTAGACCTTGGCGCGCTTTGGGTTGTATGTTCATTCTGCCGGGCGTGTTTGCCGTTTTGCTGTTGCTCCTTTTGCCGGAAAGCCCCAAGTTTTTACTCATGATTGGCGAGACCGAAAGAGGTTTGGCTACAATGGAATGGATATCCCGGAAGAACACGGGACGCTCCCTGAGCGAAGATCAAATCAAACGTTTGCTGGCCTACCAGGAGCACGTTCAGGTGAAGCGGCGCAAGGAACACCAGAACTTCCTGCGCTCCATGCTCGATGATGCGATGCCCCTCGTTCGGAAGCCCTATGTCGGCTATTTCACGTGCGTTTGCATGGTTATGTTCGTTCTTGGGCTGAT GACACACGGCCTGGGAATTTGGTTTACTGCTATGCGAAACCGTTGCAACATGAGGCAGGGAAACACGAAGGGCATGACCCTCTGCCAGGTACTTTTTGTACCCGAAACGGGTCCGTTTATAGAAACTGAATCCGACTTGGACGTG GTCTGCAGTGACTCCTTTAAAGGCTTCAATGATTCCTTTATTCTGGGATCCGTCTATGTAGTGCTGTACAACTTGTGCTGGGCATCGCTCTTCTGCGTGCACAGGAAGGTGATGTTCGTCTTTTCCCTGGTGGCCTCCTCGACATTTGGATTTTTGCTTCTCTTCGTCACCAACTACACCATGCAACTCTTTTCGCTCGTGTTCCTGATCGCCTTTCCCGGCATCATAATTGGGCTGCTCGGTGGTTCCCTCTTGCTTTTCGTGCCCACCTACCTGCGCGGCAAGGCCCTCTGCATTAGTTTGATGTGGTGCCGCTGTGGGGCGGCCGTTGGAGCCATGTTGGTCGGCTCCAAGATCCAGTACAACTGCGAACTCTTCCTGCTGGCGATCTCCATCCTTCCCTTGA TTGCCGCTTGTATGGAGGGTTACTTGCCATTGTAA
- the LOC120451958 gene encoding neuropeptide F, with protein sequence MCQTMRCILVVCVALALLAAGCRVEASNSRPPRKNDVNTMADAYKFLQDLDSYYGDRARVRFGKRGSLMEILRNHEMDNLNLGKSANNGGELVRALNEEEIF encoded by the exons ATGTGCCAAACAATGCGTTGCATCCTGGTGGTCTGCGTGGCCCTCGCTCTCCTTGCCGCCGGCTGCCGGGTGGAGGCGTCCAACTCCAGGCCTCCACGGAAGAACGATGTCAACACCATGGCCGATGCCTACAAGTTCCTGCAGGATCTGGACAGCTACTATGGGGACAGAGCCCGGGTTCGGTTCGGAAAGCGGGGATCGCTGATGGAAATCCTGAGGAACCACGAAATGGACAACTTAAATCTGGGAAAAAGTGCTAACAACGGAGGAGAATTG GTCCGAGCGCTTAACGAGGAGGAGATATTCTAA